A DNA window from Mesoplasma coleopterae contains the following coding sequences:
- a CDS encoding IS30 family transposase, which yields MNNYKQLNKKDRYLIEYLLNDGQSIAYIAKELNKNRSTFYREIKRNKASEIYTAKDAQFTREINNQKSHLNETKYYQNFIKYLYSNFSKKYSSIDICVFKAKQLGINTPTTKTVYNWINTNQLKIKPKHLLRPRLWWKKSSKYNEPFRKIANLNSIPISFRPKWINNRSEFGHYEIDLIVGEKNSGYILTLVERLTRKAFAIKLENKTMKHTNEKFLELINKENIMLKSITKDNGMEFNLLHEITNKINVKLYTCNTYASCERGTNENFNGLMRREYPKSTNFSSLNDDKINSLLSQINKMPRKLLSYKTANQLFETFG from the coding sequence ATGAATAATTATAAACAACTAAATAAAAAAGATAGATATTTGATTGAATATTTATTAAATGACGGGCAAAGTATTGCTTATATTGCAAAAGAATTGAATAAAAATAGATCAACATTTTATAGAGAAATAAAAAGAAATAAAGCTAGTGAAATTTATACAGCAAAAGATGCACAATTCACAAGAGAAATAAATAATCAAAAATCTCATTTAAATGAAACAAAATATTATCAAAACTTTATTAAATATTTATATTCCAATTTTAGTAAAAAATATTCAAGTATTGATATTTGTGTTTTTAAAGCCAAACAACTTGGTATAAACACGCCTACAACAAAAACTGTTTACAATTGAATTAATACAAATCAGTTAAAGATTAAACCTAAACATTTGTTGAGACCTAGATTATGATGAAAAAAGTCAAGTAAATACAATGAACCCTTTAGAAAAATAGCTAATTTAAATTCAATACCTATTTCGTTTAGACCTAAGTGAATCAACAATCGTTCAGAGTTTGGCCACTATGAAATTGATCTAATTGTTGGTGAAAAAAACAGTGGTTATATTTTAACTTTAGTTGAAAGATTAACTAGAAAAGCTTTTGCAATTAAATTAGAAAATAAAACAATGAAGCATACAAATGAAAAATTTTTAGAACTTATTAATAAAGAAAATATTATGCTAAAAAGTATCACAAAAGATAATGGTATGGAATTCAATTTATTACATGAAATTACTAATAAAATTAATGTCAAATTATATACGTGTAATACTTATGCTTCTTGTGAACGTGGAACAAATGAAAATTTCAATGGACTAATGAGAAGAGAATATCCTAAATCAACAAACTTTTCTAGTTTAAATGATGATAAGATTAACTCATTACTATCACAAATAAATAAAATGCCTCGAAAACTGCTTAGCTATAAAACCGCTAATCAGTTATTCGAGACATTCGGTTAG
- a CDS encoding HNH endonuclease family protein: MNKINILELSPIDLIKKRYNYDTKYQRDVAWAKKNWSLLIDSLMNDYFIPPILIANNEVIDGKQRILAIEKFINGEFKWKNVVDETSKEKYFSDFNDNEKAIFNLSTLKIFDLGKINEEKVIETFIRINNGSIKLNKAEMKLAEALPENRVFIKEITKNENIKLLTNGKKNDSRFKNEDLIIRCLSILFINQTNTKDVRNYSNRILKESLPEELEKLKIKVNETIDLMYSILKNTTIPIKSFNTIFEAIFIAFYKNLGHKKSLIENEEIIRFQIYTSIEEIIGGQMGGGIKFDSMDYISERIRKIEEIIKPFIKDLKRSYNYDDRIWAWNNLPHKCAECDLVFSNLNECQMDHIKPWIKGGKTERSNLQLLCPTCNIKKSDKFQKLN, translated from the coding sequence ATGAATAAAATAAATATATTAGAATTATCACCAATTGATTTAATTAAAAAAAGATATAATTATGATACTAAATATCAAAGAGACGTAGCTTGAGCTAAAAAAAATTGATCGCTTTTAATTGATTCATTAATGAATGATTATTTTATCCCACCAATTTTAATTGCAAATAATGAAGTTATAGATGGAAAACAAAGAATATTAGCAATTGAAAAATTTATTAATGGGGAATTTAAATGAAAAAATGTAGTTGATGAAACAAGCAAAGAAAAATACTTTAGTGATTTTAATGATAATGAAAAAGCTATTTTTAATTTATCGACTTTAAAAATTTTTGACTTAGGAAAAATTAATGAAGAAAAAGTTATTGAAACTTTTATTAGAATAAATAATGGTAGTATAAAACTTAATAAAGCTGAAATGAAATTAGCTGAAGCGCTACCTGAAAATAGAGTTTTTATTAAAGAAATAACTAAAAATGAAAACATTAAATTATTGACTAATGGTAAAAAAAATGATTCAAGATTTAAAAATGAAGATCTTATTATAAGATGTTTATCAATTTTATTTATAAATCAGACAAACACAAAAGATGTAAGAAACTATTCAAATAGAATATTAAAAGAGTCTCTTCCAGAAGAATTAGAGAAATTAAAAATAAAAGTTAATGAAACAATAGATCTTATGTATTCTATTTTAAAAAATACAACAATACCTATTAAGTCTTTTAATACTATTTTCGAAGCTATATTTATAGCATTTTATAAAAACTTGGGACATAAAAAAAGTTTAATTGAAAATGAAGAAATAATTAGGTTTCAAATTTATACAAGTATTGAAGAAATAATTGGTGGACAAATGGGTGGTGGAATAAAATTTGATAGTATGGACTACATTTCTGAAAGAATTAGGAAAATTGAAGAAATAATTAAACCTTTTATCAAAGATTTAAAAAGATCATACAATTATGATGATAGAATATGAGCTTGAAATAATTTACCACATAAATGTGCTGAATGTGACTTGGTTTTTAGTAATTTAAATGAGTGTCAAATGGATCATATAAAACCTTGAATTAAAGGCGGCAAAACTGAAAGAAGCAATTTACAACTACTTTGTCCAACTTGCAATATTAAAAAAAGTGATAAATTTCAAAAATTAAATTAA
- a CDS encoding J domain-containing protein, which translates to MLKNKTNFINNLKIQEQLKVELLFLYERFSNKTINLMNKLSFEIQNIKNNINQFTDTDFSSNLYNEFKLKVLMNQDIIENKIESIDENFKEIDLKKLEQLMNEIIYKLSENYILTIKKLKQFILATYEIDFESIEINFSKNKNRFEDFSHKNILGSNSNVDFWSYEILGISLNASDMQIKQAYKTLAKKYHPDNNKDPEAEEMMKLINKAYNILKGKE; encoded by the coding sequence ATGTTAAAAAATAAGACTAATTTTATTAATAACTTAAAAATACAAGAGCAACTTAAAGTAGAGTTGCTTTTTCTTTATGAACGCTTTTCAAATAAAACTATTAATTTAATGAATAAGTTATCATTTGAAATACAAAATATCAAAAACAATATTAATCAATTCACAGATACTGATTTTTCATCAAATTTATACAATGAATTTAAATTAAAAGTTTTAATGAATCAAGATATTATTGAAAACAAAATAGAATCAATTGATGAAAACTTCAAAGAAATTGATTTAAAAAAGCTTGAACAGTTAATGAATGAAATCATTTACAAATTAAGTGAAAATTACATTTTAACTATTAAAAAATTAAAGCAATTTATATTAGCAACATATGAAATTGATTTTGAATCAATTGAAATCAATTTTTCTAAAAACAAAAATAGGTTTGAAGACTTTTCACATAAAAATATATTAGGCTCTAATTCAAACGTTGACTTCTGATCTTATGAAATACTGGGAATTAGTCTAAATGCTTCAGATATGCAAATAAAACAAGCTTATAAAACATTAGCGAAGAAGTATCATCCAGATAATAATAAAGACCCAGAAGCTGAAGAAATGATGAAACTAATAAATAAAGCATATAATATATTAAAAGGAAAAGAATAA
- a CDS encoding RsmE family RNA methyltransferase gives MFRYFVEIKKDNNFIINNNDVHHIKNVVKLKNNEIIECVYEKEVYQTKIIDLTIENHVIVEIINKLETTISNVKKVLIAGVLREQKWDYLLQKSTELGVDEIIPVIFKRNVVKIDEKKIDQKLQRWQAICDTAAKQAKRTTIPVVNNLITNLKDLKNNLCDLNLVAWEEEKSIELKTYLSQDFNSISFIIGCEGGIDVSEIKILHEIGFKNVSLGTNILRAETAPTYILSSLIYENK, from the coding sequence ATGTTTAGATATTTTGTTGAAATTAAAAAAGATAATAATTTTATTATTAATAATAACGATGTGCATCATATAAAAAATGTTGTAAAACTTAAAAATAATGAAATTATTGAATGTGTTTATGAAAAAGAAGTTTATCAAACAAAGATTATTGATTTAACTATTGAAAATCATGTAATCGTTGAAATTATTAATAAATTAGAAACAACAATAAGCAATGTTAAAAAAGTTTTAATAGCTGGAGTTTTAAGAGAACAAAAATGAGATTATTTATTGCAAAAATCAACTGAACTTGGAGTTGATGAGATCATTCCTGTTATTTTTAAGCGTAATGTAGTAAAAATTGATGAAAAAAAGATTGATCAAAAACTTCAAAGATGACAAGCAATTTGTGATACAGCTGCTAAACAAGCAAAAAGAACAACAATTCCTGTTGTTAATAATTTAATAACTAATCTAAAAGATTTAAAAAACAATTTATGTGATTTAAATCTTGTGGCTTGAGAAGAAGAAAAAAGTATTGAACTTAAAACATATTTATCACAAGACTTTAATTCAATTAGTTTTATTATTGGGTGTGAAGGTGGAATTGATGTTAGCGAAATTAAAATTTTGCATGAAATAGGTTTTAAAAATGTTAGTTTAGGAACTAATATATTAAGAGCAGAAACTGCTCCAACTTATATTTTAAGTAGCTTAATTTATGAAAATAAATAA
- the udk gene encoding uridine kinase translates to MNKKVTLILIAGGTASGKTTVADRIANEILKGKSVAHISMDNYYKDFGELTLEERRKINFDHPNSVDSELLLNDLQALKDYQPIKVPVYDFKTSSRTKETITVKPSDVVILDGIFALAIKEIRKLGDIKIFIKTANDLRFIRRLQRDVNERGRTLESVIDQYLNEVKPMHDAFIGPSIEYADLIIPYKEGNEVAVDLVATKILTLLS, encoded by the coding sequence ATGAATAAAAAAGTCACTTTAATTTTAATTGCAGGTGGAACTGCCTCAGGTAAAACAACAGTTGCTGATAGAATAGCTAATGAAATTTTAAAAGGAAAATCAGTTGCTCATATTTCAATGGATAATTACTATAAGGATTTTGGAGAATTAACTTTAGAAGAAAGAAGAAAAATAAATTTTGATCATCCAAATAGTGTTGATAGTGAGTTACTTTTAAACGATTTACAAGCTTTAAAAGATTATCAACCAATTAAAGTTCCAGTTTATGATTTTAAAACTTCTTCAAGAACTAAAGAAACAATTACAGTTAAACCAAGTGATGTTGTAATTCTTGATGGTATTTTTGCATTAGCAATCAAAGAAATTAGAAAACTTGGAGATATCAAAATATTTATTAAAACTGCTAATGATTTGAGATTTATTAGACGTTTACAAAGAGATGTAAATGAAAGAGGCAGAACTTTAGAAAGCGTTATTGATCAATACTTAAATGAAGTTAAGCCAATGCATGACGCATTTATTGGACCAAGTATTGAATATGCTGATTTAATTATTCCTTATAAAGAAGGAAATGAAGTTGCCGTTGATTTAGTAGCAACTAAAATATTAACTTTGTTATCTTAA
- a CDS encoding AIPR family protein, translating to MKLKFNSTIDNKMSMVRHNFKSELDTFFRVYRDEYIYNEYEGIENEKEFLKSGSLKLVFENIEQDFELFFLNEVDYLSDDDLFKTIQRDISSDFKHFKNKNMQEVKWFNHVLKHIDNYAENNHSPKLIFNFNYLNKLPNKFFTKFINKQVRELEILFSDMFNKKVEVQIRLLGFIELNNKIMQYISEEGVYGRTALEYLKTSETASGSVLEFGDSSEGVITRLAVVKASSLKKIYKSLEEKYDLNSLFSWNVREYFRDNKVDNKIKNTLENKPNDFFTFNNGLTIIGENIERDGTNIKIDKMCILNGAQTTTLISTIDDDKLENVGVFAKIIDISSFKNDEEKQEYISSLSQASNNQKPVKTQDLLSQEQKIKEYIKGFNSKVSGNDELKVIFKSKKGSIVQKNKEVKILTIESFLKNALWSVCLQPGLARSGFGDFLNKDQAASKTFEKVFSIFDLLDNKKESNLLLIKDILEMDSMFNSTKAKMVREFKSRIEPNSTERIKQNNLFNIEILNNAKLFIQSTIFYLWIYLKSPEIENQVLDINKMEQLFSFYKKNKILDGIFNKNRIVENDLEIRFDAFINAIFTKIVDIIKETKDVSVSVTNFTKTQSSFKAFIKEFVNEIKAEPEILEKCNLLFNL from the coding sequence ATGAAATTAAAATTCAATAGTACAATAGATAATAAAATGAGCATGGTAAGACATAATTTTAAAAGTGAATTAGATACTTTTTTCAGAGTTTATCGTGATGAATATATTTATAATGAATATGAAGGAATTGAAAATGAGAAAGAATTTTTAAAATCAGGTAGTCTTAAATTAGTTTTCGAAAACATAGAACAAGATTTTGAGTTATTCTTTTTAAATGAAGTAGATTATTTATCAGATGATGATCTTTTTAAAACTATACAAAGAGATATTTCAAGTGATTTTAAGCATTTTAAAAATAAAAATATGCAAGAGGTTAAGTGGTTTAATCACGTATTAAAGCACATCGATAATTATGCTGAAAATAATCATTCACCGAAATTAATATTTAATTTCAATTATTTAAATAAACTACCTAATAAATTTTTTACAAAGTTTATAAATAAGCAAGTAAGAGAACTTGAAATATTATTTAGTGATATGTTTAATAAAAAAGTTGAAGTTCAGATAAGATTATTGGGTTTTATAGAACTAAATAACAAAATAATGCAGTATATATCAGAAGAAGGTGTTTATGGTAGAACAGCTTTAGAATATTTAAAAACAAGTGAAACAGCAAGTGGCTCAGTTTTAGAGTTTGGAGATTCAAGTGAAGGCGTAATTACTAGATTAGCTGTTGTTAAAGCTTCAAGTTTAAAGAAAATTTATAAGTCATTAGAAGAAAAATATGATTTAAATAGCTTATTTTCTTGAAATGTAAGAGAATACTTTAGGGACAATAAAGTGGATAACAAAATAAAAAATACTTTAGAAAATAAACCTAATGATTTCTTTACTTTTAATAATGGTTTGACAATAATTGGTGAAAACATTGAAAGAGATGGCACAAATATTAAAATTGATAAAATGTGTATTTTGAATGGTGCTCAAACAACAACGCTTATAAGCACAATCGATGATGATAAACTTGAAAATGTAGGAGTTTTTGCAAAAATAATTGATATTAGTTCATTTAAAAACGATGAAGAAAAACAAGAATATATTTCTTCATTGTCTCAGGCTTCAAATAATCAAAAACCGGTTAAAACTCAAGACCTTCTTTCTCAAGAACAAAAAATAAAAGAATACATTAAAGGGTTTAACTCAAAAGTATCTGGTAATGATGAATTAAAAGTTATATTTAAAAGTAAAAAAGGCTCAATAGTTCAAAAGAATAAAGAAGTTAAAATATTAACTATTGAAAGTTTCTTAAAAAATGCACTGTGATCAGTTTGCTTACAACCGGGATTAGCGAGAAGCGGTTTTGGGGATTTCTTAAATAAAGATCAAGCTGCGTCAAAAACCTTTGAAAAAGTATTTAGTATTTTTGATTTGTTAGATAATAAAAAAGAAAGCAATTTATTATTAATTAAAGATATTTTAGAGATGGATTCAATGTTTAATTCAACTAAAGCTAAAATGGTTAGGGAATTTAAATCAAGAATTGAACCAAATTCTACTGAAAGAATTAAGCAAAATAATTTATTTAATATAGAAATTCTTAATAACGCCAAACTTTTTATTCAATCAACTATTTTTTATTTGTGAATTTATTTAAAATCTCCTGAAATAGAAAATCAAGTTTTGGATATAAACAAAATGGAGCAACTGTTTTCTTTTTATAAAAAAAATAAAATTTTAGATGGTATTTTTAACAAAAACAGAATTGTTGAAAATGATCTTGAAATTCGTTTTGATGCTTTTATAAATGCTATTTTTACTAAAATTGTAGATATTATTAAAGAAACTAAAGATGTTAGTGTTTCTGTAACAAACTTCACAAAAACACAGTCATCATTTAAAGCATTCATTAAAGAATTTGTAAATGAAATAAAGGCAGAGCCTGAAATTTTGGAAAAATGTAATTTATTGTTTAATTTATAA
- the parE gene encoding DNA topoisomerase IV subunit B, with product MAKEVKYDESAIQVLEGLEAVRKRPGMYIGSTDVRGLHHLVWEIVDNSIDEALAGYCTEINVTLEKNGSVTVADNGRGVPIGMHSTGRPTPEVIFSVLHAGGKFGGSGYKTSGGLHGVGSSVVNALSKKFNVTIYRDKKVNEIEFTNGGKLNIPLTEVGTTNKTGTVVNFLPDDSIFNTTKFNFTTISERLKESALLNSGLKITISDKVNDKFVEYQFENGLVEFVKELSSEFTHITDPVVITGESKRIASEICIQYTEDFNETILGFANNVKTGDGGTHITGFKTGLVRAINDYAKNNKILKDKDPRLDSNDLREGLVAIVTVKIPEDLIEYEGQTKGKLGTPDAKTAVEQVTYDFMNFWLIENKVPATKIIEKAMLARRAREEARKARQAIRDSKGKKTTRAMLGKLTPAQGRKKEINELYLVEGDSAGGSAKSGRDRTFQAILPLRGKVINSEKAKLTELMKNEEIQTIITAIGAGIGQDFDVSDINYGKVIIMTDADTDGAHIQTLLLTFFYRYMKDLIINKHVFIALPPLYKLTFADRKFIYLWDEQELADFAKTATKKYEIQRYKGLGEMNADQLWETTMNPAQRKLIVVTIEDALMAEKSFRTLMGEDAEKRKVWIQENVKFTLEDNDDAIILNEKQENN from the coding sequence ATGGCAAAAGAAGTAAAATATGATGAATCGGCCATTCAGGTCCTTGAAGGTTTAGAAGCAGTTAGAAAACGTCCAGGGATGTATATTGGTTCAACTGATGTTAGAGGATTACACCACTTAGTATGAGAAATTGTAGATAACTCAATCGATGAAGCTTTAGCTGGATACTGTACAGAGATTAATGTAACTTTAGAAAAAAATGGAAGTGTAACTGTTGCTGATAATGGACGTGGAGTTCCAATTGGAATGCACTCAACAGGAAGACCAACACCTGAAGTTATTTTTAGTGTACTTCATGCTGGAGGAAAATTTGGTGGAAGTGGTTATAAAACATCAGGAGGACTTCATGGGGTTGGGTCATCTGTTGTTAATGCTTTATCTAAAAAATTTAATGTAACAATTTATCGTGATAAAAAAGTTAATGAAATTGAATTTACTAATGGAGGAAAATTAAATATTCCTTTAACAGAAGTTGGAACAACTAACAAAACTGGTACTGTTGTTAACTTTTTACCAGATGATTCAATTTTTAATACTACAAAATTTAACTTCACAACAATTAGTGAAAGATTAAAAGAATCAGCATTACTAAACTCAGGTTTAAAAATAACTATATCTGATAAAGTTAATGATAAGTTTGTTGAATATCAATTTGAAAATGGTTTAGTAGAGTTTGTTAAAGAATTATCAAGTGAATTTACTCATATTACTGATCCTGTTGTTATTACTGGAGAATCAAAAAGAATTGCTTCAGAAATTTGTATTCAATATACAGAAGATTTTAATGAAACTATTTTAGGTTTTGCTAATAATGTTAAAACTGGAGATGGTGGAACACATATTACAGGTTTTAAAACTGGATTAGTTAGAGCAATTAATGATTATGCTAAAAATAATAAAATCTTAAAGGATAAAGATCCAAGATTAGATTCAAATGATTTAAGAGAAGGATTAGTAGCTATTGTTACTGTTAAAATTCCTGAAGACTTAATTGAGTATGAAGGCCAAACTAAAGGTAAGTTAGGAACACCAGATGCTAAAACTGCTGTTGAACAAGTTACTTATGACTTTATGAACTTCTGATTAATTGAAAATAAAGTACCAGCTACAAAAATTATTGAAAAAGCAATGTTGGCAAGAAGAGCAAGAGAAGAAGCTCGTAAAGCAAGACAAGCAATTCGTGATTCAAAAGGTAAAAAAACAACAAGAGCAATGTTAGGTAAATTAACACCAGCTCAAGGAAGAAAAAAAGAAATTAATGAATTATATCTTGTTGAAGGGGATTCAGCTGGAGGAAGTGCAAAATCTGGAAGAGATCGTACTTTCCAAGCTATTCTACCTTTAAGAGGAAAAGTTATTAACTCTGAAAAAGCTAAATTAACAGAATTAATGAAAAATGAAGAAATTCAAACAATCATTACTGCAATTGGTGCTGGAATTGGTCAAGACTTTGATGTCAGTGATATTAATTATGGAAAAGTTATTATTATGACCGATGCTGATACTGATGGAGCACATATTCAAACCTTATTATTAACTTTCTTTTACAGATATATGAAAGACTTAATTATTAATAAACATGTATTTATTGCATTACCACCATTATATAAATTAACTTTTGCAGATCGTAAATTTATTTACTTATGAGATGAACAAGAATTAGCTGATTTTGCTAAAACAGCTACTAAAAAATATGAAATCCAACGTTATAAAGGACTTGGAGAAATGAATGCTGATCAATTATGAGAAACAACAATGAATCCTGCACAACGTAAATTAATTGTTGTAACTATTGAAGATGCATTAATGGCAGAAAAATCATTCAGAACTTTAATGGGTGAAGATGCTGAAAAACGTAAAGTATGAATTCAAGAAAATGTTAAATTTACATTAGAAGATAATGATGATGCAATCATCTTAAATGAAAAACAAGAAAATAACTAG
- the parC gene encoding DNA topoisomerase IV subunit A, with protein sequence MAKKIDNSNIESEKGIISYALEDLMGERFGRYAKYIIQERALPDARDGLKPVQRRILYAMNELNLTYDKPYKKSARVVGEVIGKYHPHGDTSIYDAMVRMSQWWKLGMPLIDMQGNNGSIDGDSAAAMRYTETRLAKISDLMLDDLNKNTVKFAPNFDDSEKEPTVLPSYFPNILVNGSTGIAAGYATNMPPHNLGEIIDATIKIIRTPNTRIDTILEIVKGPDFPTGGTVQGRNGIKDAFTTGKGKVIVNSKWHEEDNNIIIDEIPYEVVKQDLVKKIGDVIDANPGLGILEVRDETDRNGLRIAIDLSDKANLDTVRKFLFKSTPLSISYNYNNVAIVDLQPKQLGIIELIHAYIAHYKEVFTFRTQFDLNKAEKRLEIILGLIKAMSILDQVISVIRSSTNRSDAIENLVSKFVFSQPQAAAIVDMRLYRLTSTDVVKLQNEKEELDVNIAKLKAILNSEEVMDNEIINRLREVKKQFPTPRRSTVEDSIENLDVEQKEVLVEHEYNLWISKDGYLKAIESKLISKNDPAVFGRKPNDMWIAAGEVSNLQHLILITNKGTYYSIPLYKLPMSKWRDMGVHVNTIATMDPSEHIVSAFVVKDFAEALQQILITSKNGNIKRIPVKDLETKIFTRAFRIMKLDAADEIVSASLITSKTRTCGIITRNGYGVRYHIEDIPVQGTNSKGVKAANLKEDYIVAGLGLTSEDTIMYLTEKDGVKKFRNEDLPIYIRPKRGVRVLPERKRGTEYITFVFNFNANEENIIKAIDTQDMYQEVNVNKYRHIELTSVTGDFDIKDVAFASLSEINKVKPNDMPPGALNADDDAEGYVSKEEIRARQEANKGKVSAKVVVSKNVKEESEKRIQSLTGGLSDLLGDISSVLGTPSKPKPKKEVKDEFQLNLIDLLEE encoded by the coding sequence ATGGCAAAAAAAATAGATAATTCAAATATTGAATCTGAAAAAGGAATAATTAGTTATGCTTTAGAAGACTTAATGGGTGAACGTTTTGGTAGATATGCTAAATACATTATTCAAGAACGTGCATTACCAGATGCTAGAGATGGTTTAAAACCAGTTCAAAGACGTATTTTATATGCAATGAATGAATTAAACCTAACTTATGATAAACCATATAAAAAATCAGCTAGAGTAGTTGGAGAAGTTATTGGTAAGTACCACCCACATGGTGATACATCAATTTATGATGCAATGGTTCGTATGAGTCAATGATGAAAATTAGGAATGCCTTTAATTGATATGCAAGGTAATAATGGATCTATTGATGGTGATAGTGCAGCTGCTATGCGTTATACTGAAACTCGTTTAGCGAAAATTAGTGATTTAATGTTAGATGATTTAAATAAAAATACAGTTAAGTTTGCACCTAACTTTGATGATAGTGAAAAAGAACCAACTGTTTTACCAAGTTATTTCCCTAACATTCTAGTTAATGGATCAACAGGGATTGCTGCTGGTTATGCTACAAATATGCCTCCACACAACCTTGGAGAAATTATTGATGCAACAATTAAAATAATTAGAACTCCAAATACTAGAATAGATACTATTTTAGAAATTGTTAAAGGACCAGATTTTCCAACTGGAGGAACTGTTCAAGGACGTAATGGAATTAAAGATGCATTTACAACAGGTAAAGGTAAAGTTATTGTTAATTCAAAATGACATGAAGAAGATAATAATATCATTATTGATGAAATCCCTTATGAAGTTGTTAAACAAGATTTAGTTAAAAAAATTGGTGATGTGATTGATGCTAATCCTGGTTTAGGAATCTTAGAAGTAAGAGATGAAACTGATCGAAATGGATTAAGAATTGCAATTGATTTAAGTGATAAAGCTAATTTAGATACAGTTAGAAAATTTTTATTTAAATCAACTCCATTAAGTATTTCATATAACTATAACAATGTGGCTATTGTTGATTTACAACCTAAACAATTAGGAATTATTGAATTAATTCATGCATATATTGCTCACTATAAAGAAGTATTTACATTTAGAACTCAATTTGATTTAAATAAAGCTGAAAAACGTTTAGAAATTATTTTAGGTTTAATTAAAGCAATGAGTATTTTAGATCAAGTTATTTCAGTAATTAGAAGTTCAACAAATAGAAGTGATGCTATTGAAAACTTAGTTTCAAAATTTGTATTCTCTCAACCTCAAGCAGCAGCTATTGTTGATATGAGACTATATCGTTTAACTTCAACTGATGTTGTTAAATTGCAAAACGAAAAAGAAGAATTAGATGTAAACATTGCTAAATTAAAAGCTATTTTAAATAGTGAAGAAGTAATGGATAATGAAATTATTAATCGTTTACGAGAAGTTAAAAAACAATTCCCAACTCCAAGAAGATCAACTGTTGAAGATAGCATTGAAAACTTAGATGTTGAGCAAAAAGAAGTATTAGTTGAACATGAATATAACTTATGAATTTCAAAAGATGGTTATTTAAAAGCTATTGAATCAAAATTAATTAGTAAAAATGATCCAGCTGTATTTGGTAGAAAACCAAACGATATGTGAATTGCTGCTGGAGAAGTAAGTAACTTACAACATTTAATCTTAATCACAAATAAAGGAACATACTATTCAATTCCTTTATATAAACTACCAATGAGTAAATGAAGAGACATGGGAGTTCATGTTAACACTATTGCTACAATGGATCCTAGTGAACATATTGTTAGTGCATTTGTAGTTAAAGATTTTGCTGAAGCTTTACAACAAATCTTAATTACAAGTAAAAATGGAAACATTAAACGTATACCAGTTAAAGATTTAGAAACAAAAATCTTTACACGTGCATTTAGAATTATGAAATTAGATGCAGCTGATGAAATCGTTAGTGCTAGTCTAATTACTTCAAAAACTAGAACTTGTGGAATTATTACAAGAAATGGTTATGGGGTAAGATACCATATTGAAGATATTCCAGTTCAAGGAACTAATTCAAAAGGAGTTAAAGCAGCTAATCTAAAAGAAGATTACATAGTTGCTGGTTTAGGATTAACAAGTGAAGATACTATTATGTATCTAACTGAAAAAGATGGAGTTAAAAAATTCAGAAATGAAGATTTACCAATCTATATTAGACCAAAACGTGGAGTAAGAGTATTACCAGAACGTAAACGTGGAACTGAATACATTACATTTGTATTTAACTTTAATGCAAACGAAGAAAACATTATTAAAGCAATTGATACTCAAGATATGTATCAAGAAGTTAATGTAAACAAATATCGTCATATTGAATTAACTAGTGTAACTGGTGATTTTGATATTAAAGATGTTGCATTTGCTAGTTTAAGTGAAATTAATAAGGTTAAACCAAATGATATGCCCCCAGGTGCTTTAAATGCTGATGATGATGCTGAAGGATATGTGTCTAAAGAAGAAATTAGAGCACGTCAAGAAGCTAACAAAGGTAAAGTGTCAGCTAAAGTAGTAGTAAGCAAAAATGTTAAAGAAGAAAGTGAAAAACGTATTCAATCATTAACTGGTGGTTTAAGTGATTTACTAGGAGATATTTCTTCAGTATTGGGAACTCCAAGCAAACCAAAACCTAAAAAAGAAGTTAAAGATGAATTTCAATTAAATTTAATTGATTTATTGGAGGAATAA